The nucleotide sequence gaggagcggcaccgcacgccgcgctcaccctccgccgccgcacacacgccctcactcacacacagaCAATAGACGGGCGATATAGCAAAGAAGAGCCCAGAGGTATATCAAGCGCAGGGCAGAGAAGCCAAAGAAGAAATGGGAGGGGAAACatgaaagagaaaggcgtAAGCGTCCTGCGGCTGTGCGTGCGGGCGTGTCCTGATGCTCCGCTTCCTGCACAGCGACTTGCGCCTATCAGCTCCGGGCGCTCGCGGGCGGGTCCCTGCGCCCACCTCCGGGTCgccgctcaccaccaccgggCGCCTCCGAGAAGCACCCGTGCGACAGGCGCGACGGTGCAGCAGAGAGCAGACCCGCCaggcggcacacacgcacgcacatcacACAGCCCTGCCAcggccagcagcaggggggCAGTATGGGTGCATgccggaggcgctgcaggcagctggccagctgcaggtccGGGCCCTGTGAGGCCCTGCGCCATGCGTCGCCCTCCCGCGCCTGCACCCGCGGCCCGGCACCGTTTGCTGCGGTCACTCTCCACTCCGGTGTCCGGGGCATTCAGTGGGGTCATCAGGCAATGCGCGAAGGGCGCAGAGAAaggcgcgagcagcgcaggagaggcgaagcagcggaAGGGCGCAGTGAGGGTCCCcgacctctctctctcgcagctcGCCGGAGCCCGCTCTCGCCCGCTGCGAGTGCCAGGAGAACGGGggagtcgcagcagcgccacaacGGCGGGGCGGCGACACAcgcaggagaggaagaggcggcggccagAAGGCAGCGAGGCGCCGGAGGCACGGGCGggcccgccgccgccaagcgCAGCCCGCCGTGCAGGCAAAGCAGGCAAGCAAGGCCTAGCCGGGAACGCACAAACACATCGATACGCTTAGAACGGaaggcagaggcgcacgGGGGAACCCACCAAAACAGCGCTCGTGCATTCCTCCCGCCAGGCGCCGCTCTGCCGTGGGCAAGTCGGAACGCGCTCACACGCACCGCGCCAGCGCgcgaggggggagcagcTCGAGAGGCTGCGCGCACACAGGGGACCCTACAAAGAGGTGAAGGGAAGGACACGCgacggcagaggcagcgccagcggctcCCAGCGACGCGGGATGGGGATGGGGAGCGCCGCACACGGGTGCACGGGGAGGACGGCGACAGAGACGCCGGCGGCAAGCAGGCACGAGCACCCATGGCGTTCGCTCCCCTCCTTCGCGCTCACACGAACTCCGCCCAGGGGGTGTCGCGGTGGGGGATgccacgccgccgtcagGGTCGGCCGTCGCTTCCTCCGGTTCTACTCCCCCGGCTGACTTTTGCGCTCCTCTGTGCTGACAGTCTCACTTGAGTTCTCATatagagagaggagcagtaAGATGACGATGTTGGCGATATTCAGAATCCACGCCagcaggaagagagcgaacCCGGCACCGTAAGTGGAGACAGTGTTCATTCCGGGACACCTCTCGCCGTCTCTCTTGTAGAAAGTCACCGCTATGCCCAACCAGACAATGAGCACGGTGACAGCACCCACAATGTTGAGCGCAAGGCAGACCCAGCGGAGCCAACGGCAGCAGAACAGCATGATCACGCCCATGACGAACGCCGCTCCGTACACGAAGATGGAGATCAAAGCGAACGCCTGCAGTGCGCGGAAACGATCGCGTCGATTGTGGCAGTTACGCCACAATCCATCATTTGAATTGTCGTACCTTGTACTGGTGCAGTTCAGTTGGAAACCCCATAAGGTGACGCACATGCGGCGCGTAAAGTTCCGAATATCCTTGAAGTGAAATACATCGAGAGGCGTAGCCACCAGCACAAAGAAGAACGCGAAGAACTGTAAGATCAAGTAGAGCAGAAGGGCGAGATTCCACGTCATCTTTGCAAGTACACAACGAACTGTAAAAACGGAGCCGGCGGCGGGCAGTAGAGAGAGTGgcgcgggggagggggggtcgAGACTGCGCAACTGTGGAGACGAGGAGGGATACCGGAGGCGGGGGGAGTGAGTGAGCAAAAGAGAGTCGAGTCTTCACGGAGGAACAGCTCGGGTGCtactgcgtgtgcgtgggtttAGAGAGAGGGCGTGAGAGAGGTGCGCAGGACTgcaagggggtgggggggggagagaaaaaaggaggtgggggagagcgGTGAGGGCACGGTGCACGTGGGGATGCGAGGCATGCTCAGCGGGAGCAGCGGGGCCActtgcagacacacacgcagccaaACGAGAGGAAGCAGGCGGGCGCGAGACAcgc is from Leishmania braziliensis MHOM/BR/75/M2904 complete genome, chromosome 18 and encodes:
- a CDS encoding amastin-like surface protein, which codes for MTWNLALLLYLILQFFAFFFVLVATPLDVFHFKDIRNFTRRMCVTLWGFQLNCTSTRYDNSNDGLWRNCHNRRDRFRALQAFALISIFVYGAAFVMGVIMLFCCRWLRWVCLALNIVGAVTVLIVWLGIAVTFYKRDGERCPGMNTVSTYGAGFALFLLAWILNIANIVILLLLSLYENSSETVSTEERKSQPGE